The following nucleotide sequence is from Flavimarina sp. Hel_I_48.
GCTGAAGAAGAGCATCCCACCGTCATTATGAGCCGAAGGAATTATCTTGGAATGGTAATTAAAGGTTTCCTGCTGAATTTTATAAATATAGGGGTATTGGGATTTTGGTTGGTCCTATTAATATCTGCGGGTCCCACCATGGATATGAATCCTGACCGACTCATATTTTTCTTTTCGGTAATTCTATTGACCTATTTAATCGTTGACATTATTAAAATTCTGGTTGCAAAGAAACTGCGCAGCAAGCTAACGCCCTCCCGGGTTGCCAGGATCAAAAAAGGTATAAGTGTAGTGCTTTTTATCTTTGGTCTGGTTTTTATAGTAAAGGGTGCATTCCCTTCAGAGATCTCTAAAATTGAAGAAAAATTTGAGCAGTTTACCCCAGAAACACCTTTTCAGGAGCAGGAAAAGGCTCTTGATAGTGTCCACTAAGAATAAATCAACGGCATAAAAAAAGCTATCTTCTAATTGAAGACAGCTTTTAAAAAGAGAGGTGTCGAGCGGATTCGAACCGCTGTACGAGGTGTTGCAGACCTCTGCCTAGCCACTCGGCCACGACACCTTATATCTTTAAGGGGATGCAAATTTAACTAATTTATTGGGATTTTAAAGCGATTAACGTTTTTTAGTCAATTCTACGCTTACCGCATGTACATCACCATTTATGGGCGGGTTTAATTTACTGACTTCTACCTTTGCTTTTGTAACCATTGATAATTCATCAAGTGCCCTGTTTAGTATACGCTGGCAGACTTCTTCAAGCAATTTGCTTCGTATCGCCATTTCCTCTTTGACGATCTTGTTAAGATGCACATAATCCACCGTATCTTCCAGTTGGTCAGAAACGGAAGCTTCCGTTAAGTCTGCCCATACTTTTAAATCCACCCTGTAATCAGAGCCTATCATGCCCTCTTCCCGCATACAACCGTGATAGGCGTACACTTTTATGTTGTTCAATCGTATTATACCCATTGTTCAAAGGTATTCATTTTACAGAATTTTTTGTTGCTATAATACCTTTTATGAGGACAAAGTGAAAAGCATATGGAGCCGAAGGAATGATAAAGAATAAACCTTCGGCGGAAGCCTAACAGAAATAACCATTAAATAGATGGTAACAACGTATTTTTAGTAATTTTACCCCTTTACATAAACAATCATGGCTGAAGAATATAAAGCACTTAATTTTATAGAACAGATCGTAGAAGAAGATCTAAAAAATGGATACGATAAGAGCGATCTGAGGTTTCGTTTTCCACCAGAGCCTAATGGCTATTTACATATAGGACATTGCAAGGCCATCTGTTTAAACTTTGGCCTTGGGGAAAAATACAATGCCCCGGTCAACTTGCGTTTCGACGATACAAACCCTTCTAAAGAAGAAAAAGAATACGTAGATGCCATTAAACAGGATATAGAATGGCTGGGTTACAAATGGGACAAAGAGTGCTATTCTTCAGATTATTTTGAGCAGTTGTACATCTGGGCAGTTCAGCTTATCAAAGATGGCAAGGCCTATATAGATTCGCAGAGCAGCGAGGTTATGGCAGAACAAAAGGGAACACCTACCAGTCCCGGTACAAACAGCCCGTATAGAGATCGTAGTGTTTCAGAAAACCTGGAGCTTTTTGAACAAATGAAAGAAGGCAAGTTTGAGGAGGGAATGCATGTTCTAAGGGCAAAAATTGATATGCAGGCGCCTAACATGCTCTTGCGCGATCCTTTGTTGTATAGGGTTATAAAAAAAGCGCACCACCGTACTGGCACAAACTGGTCTATTTACCCTATGTACGACTGGGCACATGGCGAGAGCGATTACATTGAACAGATCAGTCACAGTTTGTGTTCGCTAGAGTTTAAGCCGCACCGGCCACTTTATGAATGGCTCGTGGACGAGGTGTATACCAGTAATACCAAACCAAAACAACGAGAGTTTGCGCGCTTAAATTTGAATTATACCATTATGAGCAAGCGTAAATTGCTTACGCTCGTAGAACAGCAGGTAGTCAACGGTTGGGACGATCCCCGTATGCCCACTATCTCTGGATTACGCAGAAGGGGCTACACACCAGGGGCTATACGTAGTTTTATTGACGCCGTAGGTGTTGCAAAAAGGGACAATATCATTGATGTTTCTTTGTTGGAATTCCATATACGTGAAGATCTTAATAAAACCGCGCCCCGGGTTATGGCGGTTCTTGATCCAATTAAAGTGGTCATAACCAATTATCCTGATGACAAAGTAGAATGGCTTGACGCGGAAAATAATCCTGAAGATGAAAGTGCCGGTGAACGTAAAGTGCCTTTTGCAAAAGAATTATACATAGAACGCGAGGATTTTAAAGAAGATGCTGGTAAAAAATTCTTCCGTCTAACGCTTGGAGAAGAAGTGCGGTTGAAAAACGCATACATCATAAAAGGGGAGCATGTCGTAAAGGATACCAGCGGAAACATTACCGAAATCCATTGTAGTTATGATGTGGATTCATTGAGTGGAAGCGGTACCGAGGCCAGTAAGCGCAAAGTTAAAGGGACGTTGCACTGGGTAGCGATAAATCATGCGATTAAGGCTGAAATCAGGCTTTATGACCGTCTTTTCTTAAATGAATCGCCAGATGGTGACAAAGAAAGAGACTTTATGGAGTTCCTAAACCCAAAAAGCCTGCAAAAAATCGTGGGCTACCTTGAACCCAGTTTGAAAGATGTACAGGTAGGGGAAATGTTCCAGTTTCAACGTATGGGTTATTTTAACGTAGATAAGGATAGTACGAGTGATCAACTGGTTTTTAACAGTACCGTACCGCTTCGCGATACCTGGGCTAAAGTTTCTCAGGAAAAACCCGCCGAAAAGAAACAAGCACCAAAACCCAAGCAGCAAATGCCTCAAAAATCTCCGATGGATTACATTAAAAAATCGGGTAAGAAACTGGCAAACCTACCGGATGCAAAACGTATCAATACCATTGCCCAGATCCAGGAGCATGCTAAAAAGGTTGATTACGAAGAGTTGAGTGAACTTTTCAATACTTCGGTAAAGAAAATAGGAACACGTCTGGCGGTTTTAGAAACCTTGAAAGTGCTGATAGCAATGAATAAAGCTAAAAAGACAGACCCTGAAGTCGCTCAATATATAGAAGATATGAGAACTTCTGGTAACGAACTGCTTGAAAACGCAGTTAGTGATCTTTAATTATTGGGTATTATAATCTTTATGCTTACTTATAAATGACAAATAATACGGGAATAGCTGATTTTCAGTCTAAAATAGCCGGTTTTTGAGCTGTTTTGACAAATATTTAAGCTTATTTCTTAATTATTAACCGGTTATTAACGGAGATATACTTGGAACCCTTGTATATTTGGGTTTACTAAACAAAACAATCACCATGTCAAAAACAGGAAACACTTTACTAGCCTTAATAACAGGAGCCGCAATAGGTTCTGTAGTTGCATTGCTTTATGCTCCAGAAAGCGGAGATGAAACACGCAAGAAGATTTCAAAAAATGCTAAAGACGCTAAAAGAAAGTTAGATAAGCAGATCAAAGAAACTTCGGAATCTTTAAGCAGTTCTGCTCAGAAGGCAAAAAAAAACTTTGATCACAAGTTAGAGGAAACCCTTAGCTCAGCAAGTGGAAAAGCAGACGATATTCTCGTTGCAATGGAAAAAAAGCTTGAAGATTTGAGAAGAAAAAATGCACATGCTACAGATAAAGCGGAAGGCGTTGTAGATAATGTAAAAGATATGAATGTACCTAGAGGTGCAAAAGCATAATCAGCCTATGTCTATTTTTAATTTATCTGAAAATTTTAAGATTTTAAGCGATGATTTTCAAACTGCCATGGAGAGCAGTATGGAATTTTACAAGCTTGATTTCTTCGGAAAATTTATGAAAGGTGCTGTTTCTATGGTCAATTTATTGATCATAGGAAGTGCTTTCATGATCTTTCTATTGTTTTTTTCAGTCGCAATTGCCATTGTTATTGGCGATGCTTTAGAAAGCCTCAGTGCCGGGTATTTTATCGTCGCGGGATTTTATTTTGTGTTATTCTTGTTCATGCTTATTTTTGGTAAGCCTATTATTACTAAAAAAGTATTGACTAAATATTCTAAAGTAGTCTTCAACGAGGAAACCCAAAAACAGGTCTTAGATGACAAATTTAAAAAATTAGTAGATTGATATGAAAGTATATTCTTCCTTCGAACAAATTGAGCACGATCTTAAAATTTTAAAATTGCAACAGCAGATCGATAAAGAACAGCTAAAGGCTGACGTTAACGATATGAAAAGCAATTTTAACCCTGTGGGTTCCATTGCTAATACCGTGGGGGCTATTGTCAAGAAAGCTTTTGTTTACAAGGCTGTTGATAAGCTAGTAGGTATTAAAAAGGTCAAGAATAAAAATTACGAATAGCATAAGTACATCAGTACAACTAAAAAATCCCAGATCAAGATTGATCTGGGATTTTTTTGGTTTTATAAAGTAGCTAATCACTTAGTCCAAAGAAGGATCAAAGTCGTCAGTATCTATGCGACCAATAGGAGGTTTTTTACGAGGCTTTTTATTCTTGCCAAGTCCATTTTCAGCATTTTGCTTCTTCATTTGTTCACCTATCTGATTAGAAGCGGCAAAACTAGCGATCATGTTATTGAGCATTTCACTTCCTGCCTGTGGCGAATTTGGCATAAGAATCAGGTTTGAATTGGTTGCCTCTCCCATAGATTGCAGGGTGTCGTAATGCTGCGTTACCACAATTAGTGCAGATGCTTCCTGAGAGTTTATGCCCACATTGTTCAAAACCTCTACAGACTCTTCCAGACCGCGTGCGATCTCCCTGCGCTGGTCTGCTATACCCTGACCCTGTAAACGCTTGCTTTCGGCTTCTGCACGCGCTTTTGCCACGATTTTAATACGATCTGCTTCTGCTTCATATTCTGCAGCAACTTTTTCCCGTTCTGAAGCGTTAATACGGTTCATGGCAATTTTTACCTGCTGGTCAGGATCAATATCTGTTACCAGTGTTTTGATAATATCATAACCATAATCAGTCATGGCCTGATTAAGTTCGCTTTTTACGGCAACGGCAATATCATCTTTTCTTTCAAATACATCATCCAGTTTCATTTTTGGCACTTCAGAACGTACCACGTCAAAAACATAAGAGGTAATCTGGTTTTGTGGATCTTCAAGTTCATAAAAGGCATCATATACGTTTGTTTTCACCACCCTGAACTGTACCGAAATCTTAAGACGTACAAAAACGTCATCTTTCGTCTTGGTTTCCACGATAACATCCAGCTGTTGAATACGCAGGTTTACGCGACCTACCACACGGTCTATAAAAGGGATTTTAAACTGAATACCAGATTTACGAACGCTGGTAAACTTACCCAGACGTTCAATTATTGCCGCAGTCTGCTGGCGCACAATAAATATGGAGGAAAAGAGCAGAATTAGGAGTAGGAAGCCTACAATGGGAAGAATAAACATAATTGTGAATTTAAGTGAAAATAAAAAACTGGGTAATGGCTTTAAAATTACCATTCCCAGTTCATATTTTCTAACTTAATAAACTATAGTTTATCTTTTTAGCTATTTAGAGGGACATCAAAGGCTTTCAATGGCAAAGCGAATACGTTCCAGCGTTTTTTCTTTACCAATGGAGGCAGCTATCTCAAATACATCAGGACCCTGCATCGCACCTACAAGACTCAACCTAAAAGGTTGCATTACCTTACCAAAGCCAAGACCAGATCCCTGAATCCATTCTTTTACGGCAGCAGAAAGAGCTTCTGCGTTAAAAGGTTCTGTTTTGTAGATTATTTCGCATATTTTACTCATGATCTCACCGGTATCCTCTTTCCATATTTTCTTCACTGCTTTTTCATCATAGGAGGTAGGACGTTCAAAAAAGTACCAGCCAGATTCCCATAAATCTGAGATAAAAACAGCACGTTCTTTTAGTAAATGAACCACTTTAGCTACATATTCAGCTGAACTTTCAATGCCTTTTTCTTCAAGGATTTCTTTAAAACCAGCTACTAAAACTGACTCATCTGCAAGCTGCAAATGTTGTTGTTGAAACCATTTGGTTTTATCAGGATCAAATTTTGCTCCGGATTTATGTACGGTATTCAGTTCAAAATCTGCAATAAGTTCTTCTAAAGAGTAGATTTCTTTTTCGATTCCGGGGTTCCATCCTAGAAAAGCGAGCATGTTAATAACCGCTTCTGGCAGGTAACCATCTTCCCGGTATCCGCTGGAACGTGTATCAGATTTTGGATCTTTCCATTCTAAAGGAAATACGGGAAAGCCCATTTTCTCACCATCCCTCTTGCTTAATTTTCCTTTACCTACGGGTTTCATGATCAGTGGGAGGTGGGCAAATTGTGGAGCATCCCAACCAAAGGCACGATAAAGCAACTTATGAAGTGCCAGGGAGGGCAACCATTCTTCACCACGTATTACATGCGTGATTTCCATAAGATGATCATCTACGATATTCGCAAGGTGATAGGTGGGCATGCCGTCACCTTTAAAAAGTACTTTATCATCAAGCACGCTAGTCTGAACTTCCATATCCCCACGTATAATATCATCAAGATAGAGCGTTTCATCTGCAGGTGATTTAA
It contains:
- a CDS encoding phage holin family protein; translation: MSIFNLSENFKILSDDFQTAMESSMEFYKLDFFGKFMKGAVSMVNLLIIGSAFMIFLLFFSVAIAIVIGDALESLSAGYFIVAGFYFVLFLFMLIFGKPIITKKVLTKYSKVVFNEETQKQVLDDKFKKLVD
- a CDS encoding LysE family translocator, producing the protein MLQDLSTAIPLGFFLAFLVGPVFFVLLETAAIKGFRAALLFDIGVITADILFILIAYFSTNKLLNELKDDPGLFIFGGMLLATYGIISFLRAKSRDLDAEEEHPTVIMSRRNYLGMVIKGFLLNFINIGVLGFWLVLLISAGPTMDMNPDRLIFFFSVILLTYLIVDIIKILVAKKLRSKLTPSRVARIKKGISVVLFIFGLVFIVKGAFPSEISKIEEKFEQFTPETPFQEQEKALDSVH
- a CDS encoding YtxH domain-containing protein, translated to MSKTGNTLLALITGAAIGSVVALLYAPESGDETRKKISKNAKDAKRKLDKQIKETSESLSSSAQKAKKNFDHKLEETLSSASGKADDILVAMEKKLEDLRRKNAHATDKAEGVVDNVKDMNVPRGAKA
- the folB gene encoding dihydroneopterin aldolase; the protein is MGIIRLNNIKVYAYHGCMREEGMIGSDYRVDLKVWADLTEASVSDQLEDTVDYVHLNKIVKEEMAIRSKLLEEVCQRILNRALDELSMVTKAKVEVSKLNPPINGDVHAVSVELTKKR
- the gltX gene encoding glutamate--tRNA ligase, which codes for MSQNPRVRFAPSPTGPLHIGGVRTALYNYLFAKKNNGTFILRIEDTDQQRYVERTEEYIIDSLNWCGIPFDEGPGKEGDFGPYRQSERKDKYFAFAKQLIDSGDAYYAFDSEEALDKERKEHEAQGKTFIYNWHNRNKLDNSLNLTAEEVQKRLDGGEEHVIRFKSPADETLYLDDIIRGDMEVQTSVLDDKVLFKGDGMPTYHLANIVDDHLMEITHVIRGEEWLPSLALHKLLYRAFGWDAPQFAHLPLIMKPVGKGKLSKRDGEKMGFPVFPLEWKDPKSDTRSSGYREDGYLPEAVINMLAFLGWNPGIEKEIYSLEELIADFELNTVHKSGAKFDPDKTKWFQQQHLQLADESVLVAGFKEILEEKGIESSAEYVAKVVHLLKERAVFISDLWESGWYFFERPTSYDEKAVKKIWKEDTGEIMSKICEIIYKTEPFNAEALSAAVKEWIQGSGLGFGKVMQPFRLSLVGAMQGPDVFEIAASIGKEKTLERIRFAIESL
- a CDS encoding DUF6327 family protein; protein product: MKVYSSFEQIEHDLKILKLQQQIDKEQLKADVNDMKSNFNPVGSIANTVGAIVKKAFVYKAVDKLVGIKKVKNKNYE
- a CDS encoding glutamine--tRNA ligase/YqeY domain fusion protein — encoded protein: MAEEYKALNFIEQIVEEDLKNGYDKSDLRFRFPPEPNGYLHIGHCKAICLNFGLGEKYNAPVNLRFDDTNPSKEEKEYVDAIKQDIEWLGYKWDKECYSSDYFEQLYIWAVQLIKDGKAYIDSQSSEVMAEQKGTPTSPGTNSPYRDRSVSENLELFEQMKEGKFEEGMHVLRAKIDMQAPNMLLRDPLLYRVIKKAHHRTGTNWSIYPMYDWAHGESDYIEQISHSLCSLEFKPHRPLYEWLVDEVYTSNTKPKQREFARLNLNYTIMSKRKLLTLVEQQVVNGWDDPRMPTISGLRRRGYTPGAIRSFIDAVGVAKRDNIIDVSLLEFHIREDLNKTAPRVMAVLDPIKVVITNYPDDKVEWLDAENNPEDESAGERKVPFAKELYIEREDFKEDAGKKFFRLTLGEEVRLKNAYIIKGEHVVKDTSGNITEIHCSYDVDSLSGSGTEASKRKVKGTLHWVAINHAIKAEIRLYDRLFLNESPDGDKERDFMEFLNPKSLQKIVGYLEPSLKDVQVGEMFQFQRMGYFNVDKDSTSDQLVFNSTVPLRDTWAKVSQEKPAEKKQAPKPKQQMPQKSPMDYIKKSGKKLANLPDAKRINTIAQIQEHAKKVDYEELSELFNTSVKKIGTRLAVLETLKVLIAMNKAKKTDPEVAQYIEDMRTSGNELLENAVSDL
- a CDS encoding SPFH domain-containing protein yields the protein MFILPIVGFLLLILLFSSIFIVRQQTAAIIERLGKFTSVRKSGIQFKIPFIDRVVGRVNLRIQQLDVIVETKTKDDVFVRLKISVQFRVVKTNVYDAFYELEDPQNQITSYVFDVVRSEVPKMKLDDVFERKDDIAVAVKSELNQAMTDYGYDIIKTLVTDIDPDQQVKIAMNRINASEREKVAAEYEAEADRIKIVAKARAEAESKRLQGQGIADQRREIARGLEESVEVLNNVGINSQEASALIVVTQHYDTLQSMGEATNSNLILMPNSPQAGSEMLNNMIASFAASNQIGEQMKKQNAENGLGKNKKPRKKPPIGRIDTDDFDPSLD